Below is a genomic region from Pseudopipra pipra isolate bDixPip1 chromosome 6, bDixPip1.hap1, whole genome shotgun sequence.
CCAGCTGAACTCAATGAAGTTTTTGATCTGTAGAGGAGTAAATTTAGAGCTGCAGAGACTTTTCCTCCAGGCAAGATTTTGAGCACAAGATTTTGGAGGAGTTATGTTTTATTATTCAAACTGCTGACATTTGAGGGCAATAAGCTGTCTAATCTAAGCAATTTTGAACCCGAAGTTCAGGATGGGAGAAACTGAGAAGGAGCAAAAGAATGCAAAGTTCAAATAACAAGTGATGGCCATAGAGAGTGAGCAGCTTTTTCAGTTCTGGGGAAACAGGCATCATCCTGCTTAAGCAGGATGATAGAATACAATAatgtattaatatatatattatatatatatatatatatacttatttaCTATACACAGCATAGTAAATAAGAGTAAGAGAAAGGGCAGGGAACAATGCAAAGCTGGCTTTGTGTCAGCAGCGTGACTCCCTCTGCTCTCAGGGAGATGGAATTCTCCCGTGTCTGTTTCTGTCATCAGTCTGGAAGAGACATACAGAACCACTTACACTAATTTGGTACTTTCCTTCCGCTGTGCCACTTTAAACAACGGAAGTAAGGAGAGGAAATTTCATAGGATGTAGAGTAAGTTACATCCTTGCTAATACTGTGAACATTTCTCACTGTTGCACATAACAAATATGGATTGATCTAGCCTGTAATAATCAGTGAGGACTAATAAAGAACTTCCAGCAGTTAAAAAGTTTGTTACAGCACTCATGGGAGACAACTTTTGCAATTGTATGCTTCTTCTTTGCAGTCATTCGCTCTCATTTGAAAGACGTCTTCTGTTCACTTcggaatttttaaaaaaatgactgaaaCTCCTCCACTGAGTATTACCTCCTCAAACCAGAGTGAAAACAGAAGCAATTCAGCTATTTGCCCAGAGCAGGATGACTGGTGGGACATCGTGTATTATATAGTGCCCAAGTACCTCAACGCTGTCTGTGCTATTGGAATGCCTGGAAATGTATTTGTTCTCCTCATTTATTCACTGCACAAGGGCCCCCTGAAGATAGCTGAAATCTACCTGATGAACCTAGCTGTTGCTGATCTTATCTTCCTCATGGGCCTCCCTTTCTGGGCAGAGAACATCAGGAATGAATTTAACTGGCCATTTGGCAGTTTCCTTTGCCGCAGCAACAGTGCATCCATCAGCCTAAACATGTACACCAGCATCTACTTGCTGGTGGCAGTCAGCGTGGATCGCTACTTGACTCTTGTCCATACCTTGAACCACAGACGGATACGAAGCAAAACTATGGCCAAAGGGATCTGCTTGCTCATCTGGTTCTTTGGCATCCTCCTCAGCATCCCAGTTTTTATGTTTCGGACCGTGAAAGACTATCCCCTGTGGAATATTTCAGCATGCACTTTGGACTTCCCCACCCCATCGTGGCAAACAGCTGAAAGCCTGGTACGCAGTGTAGTCGGATTTGTGTTGCCATCTACAGCAATCATCTCCCTTAATTTCTCTACCATTAGGTCCCTACAAAAAAAAACGAGAGCACGAAGAGCACTCGGGACAAAGGACTGCAAGGGGCACAAAGGCACGAAAGCTACCAGGCTGATCCTCACAGTGATActgatgtttcttttctgttggaCTCCTCACCATTTTTTTGTATTCCTTGATACATTACACCGTACAGAAGTGATCAAAGGCTGCTTCTGGGAGGAACTGCTCAATTTTGGGGAGCAGTTTGCTTATATGCTGGCTACTACCAACAGTTGCATTAACCCTGTGATTTATGTCTTTGTTGGGAAATACTTCAGGCAAAAGGCTTTAGAAGTTTTTTCACAGTTTATTCCCTGTGGATTTCCTTTGAAATGGGTATCTTTGAAAGAAATGTCATCAAATTTCAATGTGTTTTCAGTCAGGAGTAGTTTAACTTAATGAATATCATTTCtatcttcatttttatattGCAACTTATTTAATGTCATTGTAAatagcattaaaaattaatatgaatTGCACTGATCTGCCATTCGCAGACTAAGATAATTAGCTACTAAAGTAAATCACTTGATTGCTTATTTGTCCTCAGGTTTACTTTTTTATGTCTGTGTTATCCATCCAAATACATAACATGTGATACTAGAAATTTATACCAAATAACCTAATCTCTTTTACCAATTACCAAtgacttgaaagaaaaactcTTTCAAGATACcagaaaatattacagaaaaccATAAGCCAGCTGAACATTTTACTTCATTGTATCTGTCATGACACCTAAAATACCAAATTGCTACAGGTGTTACAGAGCAAATATGAGCTTAATCTTTAGTTGGTAACTGCATTTGAGCAATTATAGAATACCTCCAGTTATTTTGAACAacattttaaatggattttcaCAGTAACATGGaaaatctgaatattttttgtGCATTTCAATTACATTCAGCACATAAATATTGTACAAGATGATATACCACAAAGAAATTGTACATAAGCTGTAAAAAATGCAATGTAACACAGTAGCCTCCtcaaaatgactttttttatcCAATAAAATGTTACACAATTGCTCATCAAGTGCACAAagatcctttttattttttatgtgcGAAAATACCCATGATGGCCATTGATACGGTATTCTTTTAGAATATCTTTCATCTGAGGCAAATCCTTAGagacatatttatatttttatgaacaaaaattaataaactgcataacatctcatttttcatcatagactttttctttcttatattttgtttttgtattttgtctcttttccctgttccttttGCGGAAGAGCAAATACATAGTTCTGTGATTGAAAATCCTTGTTGCTACCAAAATACAGACTCTGGTAGtagaagaaaactttttttccatcACAGCCACAATTGCAGAGCAGACTTAAGGCAAGTGAGATATCTGTTTCCACAGCTCTAAAAGTATGTGTACGTACAGCCAGAAAGATATTGAGAGCACAAAGAAGCATACAACTGTATAACAATTTGTATAACAATTCATTTAATTAGTCATCATAAAACCTGTTCAGTCTTGTACTCACTGTAATAGCACTGCattttttgcagttctttttaGTGTTGCCATTTTGAATATGGAATTAATCTTGTATTTGATTGTAGAAATCTACCTGTTTAACTTCATTGCAGTAGGATTAGTGTTAGTTTTTAATGATTCTCTCAAACTTTTTGAATCTGAACAGCTGAAGCCTTTTG
It encodes:
- the BDKRB1 gene encoding B1 bradykinin receptor produces the protein MTETPPLSITSSNQSENRSNSAICPEQDDWWDIVYYIVPKYLNAVCAIGMPGNVFVLLIYSLHKGPLKIAEIYLMNLAVADLIFLMGLPFWAENIRNEFNWPFGSFLCRSNSASISLNMYTSIYLLVAVSVDRYLTLVHTLNHRRIRSKTMAKGICLLIWFFGILLSIPVFMFRTVKDYPLWNISACTLDFPTPSWQTAESLVRSVVGFVLPSTAIISLNFSTIRSLQKKTRARRALGTKDCKGHKGTKATRLILTVILMFLFCWTPHHFFVFLDTLHRTEVIKGCFWEELLNFGEQFAYMLATTNSCINPVIYVFVGKYFRQKALEVFSQFIPCGFPLKWVSLKEMSSNFNVFSVRSSLT